The DNA segment CTGTTGGAAAACTCTGGAAGGTAGTATAGAACCTGCCCTGGAATTTCCCATCCAGGGTGAAAAAATGGGGTATTTATCCTCCAGCTCCCATCTGTCACTGGCGGGGTTTTCTGCTCCCTGAGGCCTTTGGGCTCCCCTGACTTGGGCTGAAAGAAAATCCTCGGGCAGGGTAGCCCAGGCGCTTATATTAAATGCCACTGGCAGGTACTGTGATGGGGAGCACCCTGAGATTAAGGACAGGGCACAGCCAGGGTCAGCTATAAAACCTGATGGTAAACCACAACCAAAACAATTTGGGCTGGAATCAAGCTTTACTATAAAGCTCCGTGTTTTATTCTACCCAGGCTTCTATAAGGAAACATCACAGACCGGGTGGCTTaggcaacagaaatttatttcgtACAGTTttggagcctgggaagtccaaaatcatggCACTGGCATATTTGGTGTCCAGCAAGAGCCCTCCTCCTGGTTTCCAGATGGACACCtccttactgtgtcctcacatggcagagagagaaagagagaaagatcatCTCTCTCATATCTCTTCTTATAacagcactaatcccattcatgagggcttcaccctcCTGACCTAAACATctctcaaaggccccacttcctaatacgACCACAAttgggattagggcttcaacatatggattttgagGAAATGCAAACATTCGGCCCATAGCACTACGTAATGAAGGCATTGTGGTATTGGCCAaaggacagacacatagatcagtggggAGTGCAAAAAGAGATTTATGCACATAGAGTCAATTGACTGTTGGCAAAAGTACAAAGAGAAttcactggagaaaaaaaaaaaaacagtcttttcagcaaatgataCCAGAACACTTGAACATCCAAACGTAAAAATATGAACCTTGATCCATACTTCACATCGtttacaaaaactaactcaaaatcgTTCACAGACGTAATTGCAAAAATTAGAActatagaaaaaaacataaggaaaaaaatctttgtgactttctcagatacaataccaaaaacatgataaaaaatgGTAAGTGGgatctcatcaaaattaaaaacttctgctctttgaaaaccactgttaagaaaataaggacaagggtggcgcctgggtggctcagtcgttaagcgtctgcctttggcccaggtcatgatcccagggtcctgggatcgagcgccgcatcaggctccctgctccgcgggaagcctgcttctccctctcccactccccctgcttgtgttccctctctcgctgtgtctctgtcaaataaatgaataaaatctttaaaaaaataataaaatctttaaaaaaaaataaataaaaataaagtgaaagcatttaagggcacctggctggctcagtcgatggtgcatgggactcttgatctcagggtcttgagttcgagccccactttgggtgtagagatcacttaagtaaataaatatttaaaaaaaaaataaaggggcacgcctgggtggctcagtcgttgagcgtttgccttcggctcgggtcatgatcccggggtcctgggatcagccccacatcgggctccctgctccgcgggaagcctgcttctccctctcccgctccccctgctcgtgttccctctctcgctgtgtctctctctgtcaaataaataaataaaatcttaaaaaaaaaaaaaaggaaataagggcAGGCCACCAATTGGGAAACACTATTGGCCAAATGCATCTCTGATAAAGTATttgtatacagaatatataaagaacttcgaAATTCGATAACAAGAAAACGAACAACCcgataaaaatgggtaaaaaatttgaacagatacttcaccaaagaatgtatacagatggcaaataagcacaggaaaataaTCATTTCATCATTAGTCTTTAAGGAAATATAAGGTAAAAGCTCAATGAAATACACTATGTATTTATTAGGATGgccaaaagcaagcaaacaacaaaaccacacacacacacaacgtcAATACCAAGTGCAATCACTGATACAAAGCAATGAGAACTCTGGTGAGAATCccctgctggtggaaatgcaaaatggtacagacactctGGACATCATTTGGCAGTTTATTAGAATTAACCTATGTTACCACACTACCTATTGATCCTACTTCGTGTTACTACCCAAGAGAAATGTCAAtcacatgcacacaaaaacctgtacacgaACACTTAAACTGTTTTATTCATAATCACGAAAAACTGGGAGCAACCCCCAAATCCTTCAACTAGGGAATGCATAAACAAACTGGGGCATCTCTGCAGAGGCCCCTTTAGgcaaacaggcttgagcaatggaatcCAGACAGACCCATCAGGCGACCCACCTCAGAATACccataggccctaactgaccaatgggctacttacaactagGCACAGTTACCAATAAAGGAAGATTCCATACATGGCCATACCTCCTCATATCCCCCTCCTTTAAAAGCAGCCCCCACCCACTAACCCGTGGCAGACAGCTTCTCCTCTGCTTGTCCCAACCACTGCTCCTTTGTGgtatattcaataaacttctatctcctttgttcagCTGTGGGTGAATCCTTTTGCCACCCTTGCCATTGGCTTCCACCTGATTATcaccccacatttgggggcccccatCCAATCGCAAGACACCCCATTTAGACACCACAATCTCCATCCAACGCGATATTGCTTAGCCATAGAAAGGAACAAACTCCTGGGAACACAGACATTCTGCTAAGTGTAAGAAGGCAGATTCAACAGGTTATGGCCTGTTCAATTCCACTCATATGAAACCctcaaaaaggcaaaattatagggACAGAAAACACATCAGTTGTTGCCAGGAGCTGAAGGTGGGTCACGGGATCAACTTCAAAGTGTGCGACGAGAATTTCAAGAGGGGAATGGAGCTGTTCTCTCTCTTGGTTGGGGTGGTGGTTATGGGGCTGCACGCCTTTGTGACAACTCAGAGCCACACACTAAATTGGGTGACTTTTACAGACAACATACACACAGTCTTTCCTATTTAGGACCTTATCTTCTCATGGAGAAGCATCTTCATAAACTGACACTGACAATCCTTGGTGATAATCATTAAGAGGGTGTTAAGTGCAGGGCAAGATGGGGAACAGAGGAGGGGCTCCCAACTCAGAGAGTCTTATGTCCAAAGGGACCCTATTGAAAGAAGAATAATGTTTAGTGCTTTACCTGGATGATTATACATCTTCATGGTAAGCTAAGTGAGATAatagactttctttttaaatatctttatttttatcaaagttatACATGCCGGTAGACTCAAGAGTCATATAATCTTGCAAAGCTTGTTGTGACAAACAGCATTTGCTTACTACCACCCACCCCCAGAGGAAACCGGTTTTAGTCTAAATAAGACATTGTCACTTATCTCCCTGTCTCTAAGTAACATTCACGTTATGTTACACTTGACTTTGCAGTTTTAGATATAATCTACTGACTTCCCATTACTGAAGATGAGATTTTTGTCCACTGCCTTGCTCCCCACACCTCTAGTATACAGACTCACCcttccatctcctccctcccatTAGTTAGGTGAtaggttttctttaattaatttatttattttagagagaatgtgagtggggggaggggcagagggagagggagaagcagactcctcactgagcatggagcccaatgcagggctcaattccaggaccctgagaccatgacctgaaatcaagagtcggacactcaacctactgagccacccaggcaccccatttttttaGAAgccgtatttatttattttagagagagagagagttatgtGACAATTTGATGAGATCAGCACTGCTGTTTACCTCACTATGACTATGTGGACACTCGTCATGGCTGAACTAGGTAATAAACCAAACTACTTTTACTTTCTGGCACAACTTTTTCTTTGACATGAAAAATTGTCAGGTTTTatgttttcttggttttctacATACATATCACTTTTCAATCACAAACTCTTCATTGGTTGCCAAAACCTCCTACCCATGTTCATATGCACCAAAATGTGCTATTAATTTCACCTTCCAGAAGGTGAATTTCCTGGAACCCTGTGACCCTTTCCAGTTTGGACTGGCCGCCCTGTGTTTCTGGCACTCTGCTGTCACTCTGGGACCTTCTGTCACCCCATCGTTGaggcttccttcttttctcccctaCATTCTGGCTTCTCTATcccctgcatttttttcttggttacaCTTTAATGGGCTTCCTTTTGATATTTAGAAAAGTTCCACGTGAACTTCTTGCCACGTAGCCAACGCTCAGTTGATGAGAACCTTCATTATAATTATGAAAGCACAGTGGGGGTAACTTGGGGTGTGGGAAAACCTTTTGAGCACCACAAACGGCACTCTTTGCTTACCTGGTTAACCAGCTGACTGCTGGGAAGTGTCCTATCAGTTCATCTCAGGGAAAGGGGCTCAAATGTGGCTTCCCATCCACTTCACTTCCCCCCTGCCCCGTCACTCTGGGGCCCGTGTTCACTCTGTTCAATGCCCTTCTACCCCCTTTATCTCCGATCCTGCTCAGTAACCCAGGCAGGTAGGACTACCCCCACCTCACAGCCGGTCCCGAAGCGGTTTGGGTTGCTGTCCGCTCTTCACCAGTCATGTCACACGGGCTCCTAGGGAAACCCCCGTGGGATTGGCAGAGTGCCCGAGACTGTGGGTTTTACGTGGACACAAGTCCGGAGTGAGCAGGGGAAGGCGTCACCTGAAATCTGGGAAAGGGAATGACGCCGGGTAATCGGCAGCCAGTCCAGGAGTGTGGGAAGGTTGAGGCAAGTAGAAACGCTCATTTGTAATGACCTCTGGTTCTGCCCTGCAGGCTCCcttccaggcccctccccccctcccccccccccccccgcaaaggcCCACGGCAGGTGCTTCCAGAATGGCCTCCCAACCAGCCTGCTGACACCTCCCCCTCCAAGTTCCACATGTCCCTTCCTAGGCCTCAGGCTCCTGCCATCAATACTCTGGGGGGCGGAGTTACTGTCCTCCCCTGAATTTCCTGCTgtggagggagcagcagggagggcaCCCGGCACTTCTGCAGGGACCacacactgggggggggggtataAAGGGAAAGGCCGGCACTGGCCACCACCGCCCCACCTGCCCTCACTATGAAACCTGGCAGCCTCATCCCTTTCACGGAGCTCCCTGCCCTCCAAATCCTCACATCCTGGACTGTGGAAGGTGCCAGCAGAGGTAAGTTGGAGACTTTCCAGCCATATCCAGGTGCCAGGGTCCATGATGGCTCAGCATGGTGGTAGCCTCCTCCTCTTAGTCCAGGGGCTGACCTTGAAGTCACCTTTCCCGTGGTCTGGCCCATGGCCCCTAATTTCAAGCATCTCTCTGAGGACTTCAGCTAAGAGCTTCTGAGCGTCCAGAAACCCACCTTTCGCCAGATGGACCCAGTGACCCCAGTGCCTGTATTGCTTATCGTtccctctctctgcagctccttCTCTATTTGGTCTTCTGCTCTGTCACATTATTTGGGTCTCtgtttaattttccaaaatgctctctttttctcttactgtttCTTTTTGAATGGTCACTCTGTCTCAGTTTACTTGTCATTCGATCTGCAATCTTTCCTTCAGGCTCTGATGACTTGCCTCTCCTACTACCGCGGTCCCGCTCGGCCTCCCTTCCAGTCAACCGCGGGCCAGGAGCACCTGACCATGAGCTCTGCCCAGCCGTGTGCTGGAGCTGGCTCACAACAGCCGAAGGTTACACTTTTCAAGACTTTTgcgggggcgcctgagtggctcagttggttaagcgactgccttcggctcaggtcatgatcctggagtcccgggatagagtcccgcatcggactccctgctcggcggggagtctgcttctccctcggaccctcctccctctcatgctctctctctatctcattctctctctcaaataaataaataaaatcttacaaaaaaaattaaaaataaaagacttttgcGGGCTAGTGGACCTCATGTTGGTAGCTTGGAATCAGCCATGGGAgcagtatttacaccatggaaattggcaactTACCGGCACACCACCATCTATACCTTCTTTCTTGTGCCACTGACTCCCTCTTGGTTGAGTGGCTGGCTGAGCCTGGCACCACCCCACACCTGCCCTCGACCTGGAACCCTCAcagttccctctcttcctttgggGTCGGCTGCCTGAGTTAGTTTTCTCTCCCCTCTGGGGAAGCTGATTCTTTGTCCGGGATTATAAAGTCATGACTCAGAAtcagctccctcctcctcctttgttCTCACCCTTAGAAAAAGCCAAGCATGGAGTCTGCCCCTTCACGCCTCGTGTGATGTGCCTTGTGTTTGAACCCCCTCAGTGCCAGAGCGACTGGCAATGTCCGAAGGAGCAGAAATGCTGTCGCGAATATTGTGGCATCAAATGCATGGATACTGTAGACCCATCAAAGCCAGGTGAGGAAACACAGCCAGGGAAGAGTGGACCCAGGGGACTTTAGCTTGAGGGCACACATGTCAGAGAAGTGGTGGGGGCTCCCCAGAACTGGGCTTGAGGGTGGGGCAGAGCCACAGCTGACTGACTGCTATTCCCGGCGAGTGAGTCCAACAGCTGGGGAACTAGTCAGTCAGTTAGCTGTTCATTCAGCTCATGAGTCACTCCGCCTGTCAGACACTTACAACACTGGTTGGGGCCCCCTCGGTGGAATGGGGGCTCCATCAGGACACGCACTGGCCTCGGTTGGGTGCCGAGGTAGAGAGGAAGTGATTTGCATGCATGGGTTAGAGATGGGGTAGGAGCAGGGGTGATGCTTAGGGGGCAAGCCTCTGAGTTGTGGCCCCGTTCTCAACAGTTAAGGTCAATCCTGGGAAGTGTCCAGTGGTCACTGGCCAGTG comes from the Zalophus californianus isolate mZalCal1 chromosome 8, mZalCal1.pri.v2, whole genome shotgun sequence genome and includes:
- the LOC113937031 gene encoding antileukoproteinase-like isoform X2, translated to MKPGSLIPFTELPALQILTSWTVEGASREKAKHGVCPFTPRVMCLVFEPPQCQSDWQCPKEQKCCREYCGIKCMDTVDPSKPVKVNPGKCPVVTGQCKRPNPIDICLNDSHCLNSLKCCKGVCGNSCVEPVKDVFLPVQQD
- the LOC113937031 gene encoding antileukoproteinase-like isoform X1, with product MKPGSLIPFTELPALQILTSWTVEGASREKAKHGVCPFTPRVMCLVFEPPQCQSDWQCPKEQKCCREYCGIKCMDTVDPSKPVKVNPGKCPVVTGQCKRPNPIDICLNDSHCLNSLKCCKGVCGNSCVEPVKGYPEPQETPG
- the LOC113937031 gene encoding antileukoproteinase-like isoform X3; this translates as MKPGSLIPFTELPALQILTSWTVEGASREKAKHGVCPFTPRVMCLVFEPPQCQSDWQCPKEQKCCREYCGIKCMDTVDPSKPVKVNPGKCPVVTGQCKRPNPIDICLNDSHCLNSLKCCKGVCGNSCVEPVKAVPRVTCD